The nucleotide window GGCGCGTTTCGAAACGCTGAACGGCTGCACGATTCTTTTAACGAACGCAGACGATGCTTCGTTGCCGCCGGCATTCGAAGAAGGCCCGACGCTGCGCGAAGTGACGTGGGGCGTCGCAACCAAAGCCGAACTCGACGAACTGCGCGGCCGCTTCGCTGGTCAGCCGGGCCATTTCGAAACCGACGACGCCGTCGGCTGTATCGACCCGAACGGCATGGCGATTCGCGTGGAAGTGACCCGCAAGCGCGCGCTCGACATTCACGGTTCGCCGTCGAATGTGTGGGGCCAGACGCTGCGCGTCGATCAGCCTTCGCCGATTTACGAACGCGCCGAACCGGTCGAAGTGGGCCACGTGGTGTTCTTCACGAACCGTCTCGCCGAACAGGAAAAGTTCTATCAAGAGCTGCTCGGCTTCGAAATGTCGGACCGTTATCCGGGCCGTGGCGCGTTCATGCGCTGCGCGCCGCACGGCGGCCATCACGACATTTTCCTGCTAGCGCTGCCCAACGGTAAGCGCGGCCTGAACCACGTCGCGTTCACCGTGCGCGATATCCACGAAGTGTTCGGCGGCGGCATGCATATCAGCCGCTGCGGTTGGGATACGCAACTCGGGCCGGGGCGTCATCCGGTGTCGTCGGCTTACTTCTGGTACTTCCAGAACCCGGCAGGCGGCCTGATCGAGTACTACGCCGACGAAGATCAACTCACGCCCGAATGGCAGCCGCGCGATTTCGAACCGGGTCCGACGGTGTTCGCCGAATGGGCGATCGACGGCGGCATCGACGGCAATACGCGGCGTCAGAAAAACGCGAAGGCGCCGGAAGACAAGTTCATGACGGAGCGGAAAAATGACTGATGCTGCTGCTGCAAAGGCGCAAGCCGCCCATGCCGGACTGGAAGCACCGCGCACGATCGTTGTGATCGGCGGCGGCCAGGCGGCCGGTTGGGTCGTGAAGACCTTGCGCAAGGAAGGCTTCGACGGCCGTCTCGTGATGATCGCCGACGAAGTCCATCTGCCGTACGAACGGC belongs to Paraburkholderia aromaticivorans and includes:
- a CDS encoding VOC family protein, with product MTILGIEQIIYGVTDLATCRRFFADWGLKEVAHDETQARFETLNGCTILLTNADDASLPPAFEEGPTLREVTWGVATKAELDELRGRFAGQPGHFETDDAVGCIDPNGMAIRVEVTRKRALDIHGSPSNVWGQTLRVDQPSPIYERAEPVEVGHVVFFTNRLAEQEKFYQELLGFEMSDRYPGRGAFMRCAPHGGHHDIFLLALPNGKRGLNHVAFTVRDIHEVFGGGMHISRCGWDTQLGPGRHPVSSAYFWYFQNPAGGLIEYYADEDQLTPEWQPRDFEPGPTVFAEWAIDGGIDGNTRRQKNAKAPEDKFMTERKND